Within the Spartobacteria bacterium genome, the region AGCTGTTCTTCCATGGCTTTGCGCTGTTCTGCTTCAATGCGCAGTTTTGACATGGCCTCACCCATTTCCTGCGTACGTTTCTGCACCATATCTTCCAGATGCAGTTCCTGTTTACGCAGGTCGCATTCGGACTGAGAGAGCTGATGTATCTTGCATTCAAGATCCTGCTGATAGTTGCGCAGACGGTCGTCATTGCTTTTAATGGTATCAAGCATGTGGTTAAATGCGTTGCCGAGGCGGTTGATGTCATCGTCTTTATCCGTCTCAAAACGGGCCGTGATATCGCCTTGCTGAACACGATCAACCACACTGTGCAATCTTCGGATGGGGTGCATGATATTGCGTGATACGATAACCAGAACGAAGCTGATGCACATGACCCCCAGTACCGCGCTCATGAGCATGGTCATGAGCATGCGTGATTCGATATTTTCCGAGCGGTTTTTCTCAAAGTTGAAATACTGATCTCCCGTGGCGGCAATGCGTGAAAACATATCAGTCAGAGAGGTATTGAGCATGTTAACGGCGATGATTTTTTCTGAGATAAGCTGATCTGTGGCGAAATCGGTATCGAGCCGTTCCGTATAATCGGCGATCTGTTTTTTTACCCATTCGCGTGCCGGCTCATCCAGTGTCGCCGTGTGTGTATCCAGCGATAAAAGGACGATTTTTACCGCCTTCAATGTGCTTTCCTGACGATGGGACAGGTAGCTGTAGTGAAATCGGTACATGTTCATGGCCAGAGAGTGCAGGTTGGGATTCGCACATAAGGTGCGGCTGGCGGCCAGTGCTTCAAAGGCGGAATTCATATCGGTTTCATTGATTGTTCGTTTCGAAATCAGCTGAACCAGCTGATGGAAATCTGTCTCGTACTTTTTCAGCAGGCTGTCGGCCTTCTGCAGGTAGGTTTGAAGTTCCTCTGTAACCTCGGACTGCAGTAGAAAATCCATCGTGGTCCATATCTGTTTCATATTTGTTTCATATCGCAGGGATGCGTCGGGCAGTGCCGAATTGATGGACATGGCCTCCCAATAGCGCACTTTATTGAAGGTGCTTTCCAGTCCCATGACATCATCCGTAAAGGATCGGAGATCGATAATTGCATTTTGAACATTGCGCAATTTGCTGATGAACACGGTAATCAGAATATGGTTGGCAACGAATAGAAA harbors:
- a CDS encoding HAMP domain-containing protein → MFRTITQRFKFMVTFLLFLFVANHILITVFISKLRNVQNAIIDLRSFTDDVMGLESTFNKVRYWEAMSINSALPDASLRYETNMKQIWTTMDFLLQSEVTEELQTYLQKADSLLKKYETDFHQLVQLISKRTINETDMNSAFEALAASRTLCANPNLHSLAMNMYRFHYSYLSHRQESTLKAVKIVLLSLDTHTATLDEPAREWVKKQIADYTERLDTDFATDQLISEKIIAVNMLNTSLTDMFSRIAATGDQYFNFEKNRSENIESRMLMTMLMSAVLGVMCISFVLVIVSRNIMHPIRRLHSVVDRVQQGDITARFETDKDDDINRLGNAFNHMLDTIKSNDDRLRNYQQDLECKIHQLSQSECDLRKQELHLEDMVQKRTQEMGEAMSKLRIEAEQRKAMEEQLRLSMYEAATANRAKSEFLSTMSHEIRTPLNGIIGMANFLRDTPLSVEQSEYMDAIIQSVILIIIKILPEMLVCMVIEVQGKRERHLWI